In Paenibacillus stellifer, the DNA window TCAAAACATGGCTGACTCCGGAAACCAGTATAGCATGATTTCCCGGATTGCGTTACATGCAATATTTGTTAAGTTTATAAACCGTATTCGGCATGCTTAAACGAAGAAATTCTCTATTATATACCTCTGTCAGAATAGCGGGACTTTCTGAATTTTAGCTGAACGCAATTGAGCGGGAGAACTATTCTAACAGCAGACACAAAAAAAAGCCCTTGTTCCGCAGTATGAATGTGGAATAGAGCTGTTGTTAGTATATATGAATTCTGTCCAGCAACACTGCAGACAGCTATTATCGGATTTTCATGGAGAGCTGAATAAGCTCCTGCCGCTTCTCAGGACTTGAATTCACATTATTATAGAGAGCATCGATTGCCGCCTTGTTCTCCTTGTATGTCTTCTCATGCTTGATTGTGGTGTGGGACCAGTCGATCAGAGCATTCTCGGCCAGTATAAGCTCGTTATACGCATCATGAAACCCGGTAGTCTGAACAAGTTCCTCCATAACCTCCTGGGTAATCTCCTGAAGCGCCCGTTTGGCGGCGATTTCTTTCTCCATCACTTTTGCTGTATTCTCAAACTTATTCTTGGCTTTCATATAATCGATCTGAGCTTTGGATAAAATCGGTTTCATCTTGCGTTCTCCTTCTAGCTTTGAGTGTATTCTAACGCCTACTTATGCCATTGTAACGTAAAGCGATGCAGATTTCAAAGAAATGTAATTGGAAACATACAAGGAAGCCTCACTCCGGGTCAGGAGCGAGGCTTCCGTTGCAGCTTGCATCCAAGCGTTATAACCATGAATTACAGCTTTTTCATTTTAACCATCATTCGGTAAGCCATTCCCGCTCCGTCTGCCCGCGTAAATTTAGCCTGCGGATCGAAGCGGTAGGTTGCTTTTTTCTGGCCTGCAACAAGCTTATTGGCGATTCCTGGAATAACTCCGGCTTTGTACACCGCTAAAATAGACGGAACCGAATATTGGGATACAATAGAGCCGCTATCGGTAAACGTTTTTTGCAGCGTGGCCAAGTCTTTGCTGACCGTACCCAGTTTCAGATTCATCGCTCTGGCGATCATAACCGCTGCATCCTCTCGGGTGAGTGCATTATTTGGAGAGAACACACGAGGTGCGGTTCCTTTGATCAACCCTTTACGAACTGCCGTTTCGATGTAACGGTAATCCCAAAGAACATTACTGCTGATCGGAACATCCGCGAACGTCATTTTTGTCTGATCGGCTTCATAGTCCAGTTGAATGCCCATAATCTTCACCAGCATCGTGGCAAATTCACCGCGCGTCATGTTGTCGTAAACGCCAAACTCATTATTGTCTTTAGGATTCATAATCCCTTTTGCCAGAACGGTTTCCAGTTCATTCTTCAATGTAGGGTGAGCGACAATATCATCGTAGCTGTACCGCAAGCTCATAACGGTGTAATAACCGAACCCATCAAATTTGGCGGTGATTGTCTTACTGCCCGTATTGACGGTGCCGCCCATGTTGTACCAGGTTCCGTCTACACTTTTCCACACTGACAGATTGGTAGCCGCGGCGTTGGCTATCGCCGAATCATACTTCAAGGTAATGGTCCCCTGCTGAGTAGGCTCCATCCATCTTCCTTTATGCCCGGAATAGAATTCGTTGCCTGCTTTGTAGGGATGAGAAGACACGACTGTGTTGTAATCGTTCAATGAAGCGCTCGATACAAAATAACCTGGATCGATCCAGTAGAGATTAGATGCATAACCATAGTGCACCTTAGGTGTCAGATATGTGGTTGCCAACGAGTTGGCGTCAACAGCCGTGATCTGTCCATCCTGATAAACGAGAGTTGCGCCACTAACCTCAGTTTCACCCACGCGATTATACTGCTTGACCGTACGGCCGTCCTGCTTATCGGCAATGCCGAGCAAAATATACTGATCATTGAACAGATTAATTTGGCGGGTATTGGTGCTTCCCGGTGTAGGCGAGGCATCCCGCAGCATGGTGCCTTTCGGGAAGTTAATGACAACCGAATTCTGGAAAGCGGTCAGCTTGCCAGAGGAATTCAGCGTCGTCTTAAGCTGAGCTCCCTGCAGTACTTCATCCGAATAGGTGATGCTGAATGAACCATTTGTCTTCTGTGTGCCATTGGTGATTGTAAATTTGATTGTATTAACGCCCTTCTTCAAGCCCTTAAGCTCGGTCCGGAAAATATCCTCTTTACCCTTCACCAGTGCAGTCTTGCCAATAACGACGCTGTCTGCACCTTCAGCCTGAATGCTTACATCCACGAAGTTCTGCTTAATAACACTTTCGTTCGGAAGCTTAGGCGATAGTAGTTTGTATGGCGGCACCTCACGGGTAATCTGTAGAGCCTGTGAGACTGTCGAAGTTGAGAGCCGCGCCGAAATAACGAAGGTCCGAAGTCCCGTAGTCGGCAGAGCCTGCGACTTCAGCGTGAACACACCGTCCCGAGCTGAAGGGGTCAATAACGTACCTGGTGTTGTCGTAGTCCATGACACGCTCCAGACCGTACCAGTCCAGGCTGCTTTCAGGATCTGTGATCCATCAACACTAACAACAACCTCGTCGGAGTTGCCTGTCGTGAACTGGATATCCGCGTTCTTTTGATTCGTTGTGTATTGAAGCTTGCCCGTCTCGACAAACAATTGATCAGGATCACTTGTCTGATTGACAGGGAGCGGAGTAACATCAATCAGCTTAGGCAAGTTGCTCGAGAATAAATATACGTTAACGCTGGACGTTACAGGGACTCCATTGGCCGTACCTGTGATCGTAATTTTATTTGCTCCCTCCACCAAAGAATAGAGAGCATTACTGGCCGTGGAAAAATTAAATGTATTCGTCGCTGCATCCACAGGCAGAACCGTCGTGGAACCATTAATCGAAATTTTCAACGAATTAATGTCCGACGGCAAGAAATTAATAAGCTTACCCTGGACCGCTGTGAAATCACTCGCGCTGGTAAATACCTGATTATTGTACAGATTGCTGATCTCAATGTAAGGCGCCGATACATAGTTAATCGGAATGTAGCGGCTGTCTGTATTGGCTCCGCTGCCCACCGTAATATGAAGCGTCTGTTTGCCGGTTGGCAGGCTGGTGATCTTGAATACCCGATAACCGCCATCATTACTCGTATATGCCGTTGAAGCAAGCACTGGGCTGGCTGTCGAACTGCCGTCTGGAACTGTAGTCAGCACTACACTGCTTAAGGTCCCTGCGGTAGCATCGCTTGTTTTAACAAGCAGCCACAGTGGAAGCTGGAACAAGCTGGTATTATCACTGAATGTTCCTGCAGAGGTATAAGATACGCTCGTACCAGAAACAGAGGGGCTATACACTTGTTGAACATCCGTAATATATGGCGTCGAACTATTACGGAATTTAAAGTCAACGGAAGAGATGCTTTTGCTGTCATAGCTTCCATTAAAATAAATGGTGTAATTTCCATTGTCAGTCAAATTCAAATTCGTCGTGCCCGTATAACCAAATTTAATAAAATTACCAGTGGTAGTCGGAGCACTCACCGTCGCCGCCTCATTCGAAACAACTACTACACCGGTGTCTGTGTTCTTGATCGTGAAAGTAAGTGCGGTCAGGTTGGAAACCGCCGTTTCTGGTACCGGGAAGATGATGGAGCCGTTAAGCACGCCCGAAGCCGAAGAGATGACTGTTCCCGTATCCACGGCTGTTGTGCCAATCTTGGTGTTGAACGGAGTCCCGCTTCCTGCAGCAGCATAAATGACCTCGCGGGTTACAGAGTATGTCCGGGTTCCGCCATCTGTTGTCGCCACGAATGTCAGCTTATTATATCCGGGGTTCAACTTGTAATCAGCGATGACAAAGGTTGCGCTGCCGCCGCCATACATCTTCGAGGAATTGAGCATAACCTCAGTGGCATTCGGCGCTTCCAGCATCACTGTCAGCCCTTGTGTATTTACCAATGTAGGCGCACTTTCGTTAAGCAAAGTACCATCCGGCAGAGCGATGTTATAAATCGCAGGCACGTTGGAGAAATTGACATAGGCCTCGCTGCTGACCATGCTTCCATCGGAAGTCGTACCATAGACCGTAATCCGGTTAAGACCCTGAGTCAGTTGGACGTTGGTAAATGTAAAATACTTCTCGTTCGTAATCGTTGGCTTGACATCGGTGCCGTTCGCACCGGCTACCGCGGTACCATTAATTAAACCATCCACTTTATAGTAGATACTGTCGGCAGACACGCCATTAAAGGTCCCTTCGACATCAACGGTGCTTGTGTTGACAGATGTCGGTGAGTTCTGGTCTGTACTGAATTTGGTAAACGAAAAGTATTGCCCTGCAGCCTGTACAGCCCCCGATGCCGAGAGAGTCGACAGCAGGATTACAGCTGCCAGAATGAAACTGCCGATCGACTTGAATCTGTTCTTCACTTGTGAAACCTCCTACTGCTTTATTATTTGATCTAAAATGGATAATTGGGTGTTATGTTGCTTCCTTTTCTATATATCGGCTGATGCCCCCGCAATAATTAGCAAATTTTTAACAAAACACAAAAAACCCATTCCAAAAGGAATGGGGCTTGTCTACTATAAATTCTGTTCTCAGCAGTTCACAATTTAAAAATCAGGACTTGGACCCTTTCTCAGGGCTTACTTTCATGAAGACACGAGACAGCAAGTTCAGCAAAGGCTTCTTCGTCTGTCCAACCAAACCAATGACCTCCGCGCCGATCTGCAGGAAGAACAGCATCACACAGATCACGACAAAGGTTACCCAGTTTGCTTCATACATAGCCGACGAGGACTGAATAACAGCCAGAACACCGAAGAAAGCGGCGATTCCGTAAATGATCAATACCGTTTGACGGTGGCTGAAGCCCAGCTCGCGAAGACAATGATGCAGATGTCCTTTGTCCGGAGCAAAAATCGGCTTCTTCTGCAGCTTGCGGCGCACGATCGCGAAAAAGGTGTCCGACAGCGGCACGCCGATAATCAGCAGCGGAGTGATAAAGGAAACGACCGCGATCTGCTTGAAGCCGAGCAAAGCGAGCATGCCCAAGCAGAAGCCGAGGAACAGAGAACCCGTGTCCCCCATGAAAATCTTGGCCGGATGGAAGTTAAAGAATAGGAAGCCAACAATACTGCCCAGCAGGAGCAGACAAATTAGCGCAACCATGACATTTCCCATCAAAAAGGCCATTGTGGCGATTGTTGCAATCGCGATACCGGATACTCCGGCTGCAAGCCCGTCCAACCCGTCGATCAGATTAACGGCGTTCGTCACACCGACAATCCAGAAAATCGTAAGCGGAATGGCGATCCAGCTCTCCAGCGAGGAGTAGGAATTGTTAAAAGGTATATTGACGAAGTCCACAGTGATATGGAACCCGAACACCACGATACATGCTGCGGCGATCTGTCCCAGCAGCTTCACCTTAGCCGACAGTTCAAACTTGTCGTCCAGCGCGCCGAGCAGCACAATGAGACCGCCGCCGCTGAGCAGTGCTTTGATGAAGTTCATATCGCGGGTGGAAAATTCATACGAAATAAACGGCGATATGGCAAGAAGTCCTAACACAAACGCCAGAAAAATACCCAGGCCTCCAAGGCGCGGCATAATCTTCGTGTGCACCTTGCGGGCATTCGGCACATCCGTGGCGCCAATGGCAAGAGCAAGTCTCTTGACCAGCGGCGTCAAGCACAGCGCAAGCCCCATGCAGACGATAAATCCGGCGATGTATATAATTAGCATACGTTTAGTCAACCCCCATTTCTCTACCGCATTGAATTATACTCTCATCCAAAAACAAATTCCAAGTCCGAATTCAGGCGATTTTTGTTGATTGTATGGGGAATTTCCTGATAACACTGACATTAGGTCACGCTATCTTTCTCACGCACCACTTTTACTGCGAATTTCGGCAGCGCAAGCATTCTTTTATAGCGGGTAGGTTCTTTCAGAAGCCGATAGAACCATTCCAGACGCAGCTTCTGGAAGACAACGGGAGCCCTTTTGCTCTTCCCGGAGATGACGTCGAAGCTTCCGCCTACCCCCATCATAACCGGAATCCCAAGCTGCGATTTATACTTGGCGATCCAGGGCTCCTGCGTATCCGCTCCCCTTGCGACGAACAGCAGATCCGGCTTTGTCTCCAGGATGCTGCCGATGACGCTCTCATCCTCTGATGCTCCAAAGAAGCCGTCCCGGTAGCCCGCAATAACGATTCCCGGATATTGCTTCTGTAACCGGCTCGCGGTTTCCCGAATCACCTCGGGAGTAGATCCCAGCAGATACACGCGCCAGCCATAAGTTTGCCCCACTCTCATCAGCTCGTGCAGCAGATCATATCCGGGAACCCGTTCCTTAACAGGATTCCCGCCTCGCTGGGCTGCCCATACAACCCCGGTTCCGTCTGGAACGACAAGCTCAGCCGAAGACATGATGTCCATGTAAGCTGGGCTGTCCAGCGCGGCCATAACCATGATCGGGTTGGCCGTAATGACCTGATGAGGCGTTCTGGAACGAATTACTTCTATTAAATAGTTAACGGTTTCCTTCATATCCATTTTGGATACCGGTATTCCAAAAATCGTTACCGTAGGCACTTTACCCGAGACCTTCACTTTCAATCACCCTTTATGCCTGAAATCATCTATAATGTGCCGGGCAGGAGCCTCAGCCTCCCTAACGAGGGAGACGATCAGCGGTTCCCTCTGCCGGCGCCAGGACTCTCCGTCCCGCAGAAGCTGAAGCAGCTGCTCCGAGACCGCGCCGCTGTCAAGCGATCCTGTACGTCCTGCGGGAACGGAATCAATGCGGCTGAGAAAATGATCAATCTTCGGATCATAGGACACCCCAAGCAGCGGTACGCGCTGCCCTGCTGCATAGATCAGACTGTGCAGCCGCATGCCGAGCAGCGCCTGGCAGG includes these proteins:
- a CDS encoding S-layer homology domain-containing protein, giving the protein MKNRFKSIGSFILAAVILLSTLSASGAVQAAGQYFSFTKFSTDQNSPTSVNTSTVDVEGTFNGVSADSIYYKVDGLINGTAVAGANGTDVKPTITNEKYFTFTNVQLTQGLNRITVYGTTSDGSMVSSEAYVNFSNVPAIYNIALPDGTLLNESAPTLVNTQGLTVMLEAPNATEVMLNSSKMYGGGSATFVIADYKLNPGYNKLTFVATTDGGTRTYSVTREVIYAAAGSGTPFNTKIGTTAVDTGTVISSASGVLNGSIIFPVPETAVSNLTALTFTIKNTDTGVVVVSNEAATVSAPTTTGNFIKFGYTGTTNLNLTDNGNYTIYFNGSYDSKSISSVDFKFRNSSTPYITDVQQVYSPSVSGTSVSYTSAGTFSDNTSLFQLPLWLLVKTSDATAGTLSSVVLTTVPDGSSTASPVLASTAYTSNDGGYRVFKITSLPTGKQTLHITVGSGANTDSRYIPINYVSAPYIEISNLYNNQVFTSASDFTAVQGKLINFLPSDINSLKISINGSTTVLPVDAATNTFNFSTASNALYSLVEGANKITITGTANGVPVTSSVNVYLFSSNLPKLIDVTPLPVNQTSDPDQLFVETGKLQYTTNQKNADIQFTTGNSDEVVVSVDGSQILKAAWTGTVWSVSWTTTTPGTLLTPSARDGVFTLKSQALPTTGLRTFVISARLSTSTVSQALQITREVPPYKLLSPKLPNESVIKQNFVDVSIQAEGADSVVIGKTALVKGKEDIFRTELKGLKKGVNTIKFTITNGTQKTNGSFSITYSDEVLQGAQLKTTLNSSGKLTAFQNSVVINFPKGTMLRDASPTPGSTNTRQINLFNDQYILLGIADKQDGRTVKQYNRVGETEVSGATLVYQDGQITAVDANSLATTYLTPKVHYGYASNLYWIDPGYFVSSASLNDYNTVVSSHPYKAGNEFYSGHKGRWMEPTQQGTITLKYDSAIANAAATNLSVWKSVDGTWYNMGGTVNTGSKTITAKFDGFGYYTVMSLRYSYDDIVAHPTLKNELETVLAKGIMNPKDNNEFGVYDNMTRGEFATMLVKIMGIQLDYEADQTKMTFADVPISSNVLWDYRYIETAVRKGLIKGTAPRVFSPNNALTREDAAVMIARAMNLKLGTVSKDLATLQKTFTDSGSIVSQYSVPSILAVYKAGVIPGIANKLVAGQKKATYRFDPQAKFTRADGAGMAYRMMVKMKKL
- a CDS encoding glycosyltransferase family 4 protein; protein product: MLIIYIAGFIVCMGLALCLTPLVKRLALAIGATDVPNARKVHTKIMPRLGGLGIFLAFVLGLLAISPFISYEFSTRDMNFIKALLSGGGLIVLLGALDDKFELSAKVKLLGQIAAACIVVFGFHITVDFVNIPFNNSYSSLESWIAIPLTIFWIVGVTNAVNLIDGLDGLAAGVSGIAIATIATMAFLMGNVMVALICLLLLGSIVGFLFFNFHPAKIFMGDTGSLFLGFCLGMLALLGFKQIAVVSFITPLLIIGVPLSDTFFAIVRRKLQKKPIFAPDKGHLHHCLRELGFSHRQTVLIIYGIAAFFGVLAVIQSSSAMYEANWVTFVVICVMLFFLQIGAEVIGLVGQTKKPLLNLLSRVFMKVSPEKGSKS
- a CDS encoding WecB/TagA/CpsF family glycosyltransferase, with the protein product MDMKETVNYLIEVIRSRTPHQVITANPIMVMAALDSPAYMDIMSSAELVVPDGTGVVWAAQRGGNPVKERVPGYDLLHELMRVGQTYGWRVYLLGSTPEVIRETASRLQKQYPGIVIAGYRDGFFGASEDESVIGSILETKPDLLFVARGADTQEPWIAKYKSQLGIPVMMGVGGSFDVISGKSKRAPVVFQKLRLEWFYRLLKEPTRYKRMLALPKFAVKVVREKDSVT